ATCACAGAACGTTTTAAAGAACTGGCTTTTGAAGGACATCGTCATTTTGACCTGCGCAGAAGGAATTGGAGTATCTCCCGTAACCCGGAAGATGCCGTGAATGCCCTGGGTGCTGTATTGTTAAAACCTACAGACGCGCAGTATGTATTTCCCATCCCTAACAGCGAGTTAAGGGCCAATCCAAATATGAAACCAAACCCGGGATACTAAGTATGAAAGGATATATGATCCTGTTCTTCATAAGCATAGCTGTTTATGTACAGGCACAGAAGAGAGTCGCATCACTGGGTGTAATCGGTGATACAACAGATGTTCAGACAAAAACAAGTGGTGGCGTGGCATTGATCGGTGGCGGCGGAGATGTTCCCGGTGCTTTTAAATGGATGATCAAAAAGAGTGGTGGTGGCAATGTAGTGGTGATCCGCGCGTCCAGCAATTATTTATACAACCGTACGATAGACAGTTTGGGTAAAGTGGCTTCCGTGGAAACACTGCTGATCGATTCCCGTGAACTGGCAAATAATCCGGAAGTGGAAAGAGTGATCAGGAATGCAGAAATGCTTTTCATTACCGGAGGCGATCAATCCAATTACATGAACTTCTGGCGGGCTACTAAAACAGCGGATGCTATCAATTACCTGCTGAATGTAAAGAAAGTACCTGTAGGCGGAACCAGCGCAGGCTGTGCTATCCTCACCGGTCTTTATTACAGCGGGGAAACAGGCAGCGCTACGGCAGCAGCATTGAAGAACCCATATGATTCACTGGTGACCTTATATAACAATGATCTCCTGCATCCGCCTTTCTTAAAACATGTGATCAGTGACCAGCATTATGTGGCAAGAAAAAGACAGGGCAGGCATATGGCTTTTATGGCACGTATTATCACGGACTGGAAGATCTATCCGAAAGGGATCGCGCCGGATGAAAGAACAGCGGTTTGCATTGACGAGAAAGGGCAGGCGCAGGTGTATGGAGAAGGGAAGGCTTACTTCCTGATCACAAAAGATCCACCTGAGCAATGTGCGCCTGGTAAACCAGTAGAATGGAAAGCCAACCAACAGGCAGTGAAAGTGTATGAGTTGCAAGGCACTCCGCAGGGGAATGGCCACTTCTCCGTAGCTGATTTTTCTGTAAACAAAGCGAAAGGAGGAAAGTGGTATTTTTGGTGGGTTGAAAACGGACTCTTAAAGGAAAGGTTACAATAAAATCTATTATCTGTTTATGAGAAAACTACTGCTCTTTTTGCTCGTTCTGCTGATAAGCGCCTGCAAGAATACACAACAACGGAACATGGGGAACTATGTATTAGTGATCCATGGCGGCGCGGGTACCATCCTCAAAAAGAACATGACGCCTGAAAAGGAAGCCCGTTACAAAGCCGGTCTGGAAGAAGCGCTGAAGAAAGGGTATTCCGTTCTGGAAGCAGGCGGTACCAGCCTGGATGCGGTAGAAGCTACTATTCATATACTGGAAGATAATCCTTTGTTCAATGCTGGTAAAGGTGCCGTATTCACGCATGATGGACGGAACGAACTGGATGCCGCTATCATGGATGGTAAAACACTGGCAGCAGGTTCTGTGGCAGGTGTGCGTACCATCAAAAATCCTATCACCCTGGCAAGGGCAGTGATGGAAAAATCAGAGCATGTGATGATGGTGGGTAATGGGGCAGAACAGTTCGCAGCAGAAGTAGGTGTGGAAATAGTAGACACTTCCTATTTCAGAACAGAAGAACGCTGGCAGGGATTACAGAATGCCTTAAAAGAAGATTCTATTAAAGCAAAGCTGGACCATAGCTTCCTCACACCACAAAAAGCAGGCACCATTAACCGCGATAATAAATTCGGTACTGTTGGTTGCGTGGCATTAGATCATAGTGGCAATCTTGCCGCAGGTACTTCCACGGGTGGCATGACCAATAAGAAATACGGACGTGTGGGGGATGCACCTATCATTGGTGCCGGTACTTATGCCAACAATAAAACAGTGGCTGTATCCTGCACAGGATGGGGTGAGTTCTACATCCGCAGTGTGGTAGCACATGATCTCTCTGCACTCATGGAATACAAGGGCCTGTCTGTACAGGTGGCTGGTAAAACAGTGATCAAAAAAGTAGGTGACCTTGGTGGAGATGGTGGATTGATTGCACTGGATAAAGATGGTAATATGGCCATGCCTTTCAATACAGAAGGGATGTACAGGGGGGCTGTTACCAAAGATGGTAAAATTGAGATATTGATCTATAAAGAATAATATTTTCGGAAACCTTAAAAGACCGTCTCAATTGCTGAGGCGGTTTTTTATTTATACAGTACCTGGCAGTTTTCACAGAAGAATGTTCTGCGGTTTGTTTTGCCCAGGTATTCTTTTATTAATGGAATATGGCAGCGCGGGCAGGTCTTTTTGGTATGCACTTTCCAGTGTTTCTTCAAAACATAGGCCTTCTTCCATTCCAGGAAATCAAAACTATACTTAACAGCCTCTTTGATCAGGTCTTTCTTTTGCTTAAGCGGCAGCTTACCTACTTTACTGGCAGGGTGTACCTTTATTCTGAACAGCACTTCATTTTTAATGATATTCCCGGCGCCTGCAAAGATGTCCTGGTTCAGCAATGCATCACATACAAGGGTTTTAGGGATCTCATTAAGGCTCGCCATCGCTTTCTTTGCATCCCAGGTTTCACTCATTACATCCCTGCTCCAGTCATAACGTTCATCCAGTGGTTCATCTATGATAACAACAGAGCAGGTGTAGAAATTAATCTCTCCTTTGCTGAATTGCAGGTGTAAACGGGGTGGGGAATCTTTGGTTTCATTGATACGGTAAGTGCCGAAAAGAAGGAAATGTATACGTACGGTAAAGCCAGAGAAGCAGATCAGTAAATGTTTACCCCAGCTTTTGATGTCTGTGATCTTTTTCTTTTCCATGCGCTCCAGTGCAATCTTTGCATTACCGGAAACAGCCGTTACTTTCTTGCCGATAAATGGCGCAAGCGCTTCTTTTAATATAACAATTGATGGTCCTTCTGGCATGTGGGTTAAAACACAATATTCAGGCCATTACAGTAAAAACAACGATAGGATGTACACGATCACCAATGTTGTTAAGCCCATGAATAAGCTAGCCACGGAATATACCTTTAACATGGGTTTCATCTCCAGCCCGGAGAATTTGCTGATCACCCAGAAGTAGGCATCATTGGCATGAGAGATCATCATGGAGCCGCCCCCCAAAGCCAGCATGCAGAGTAGTTTACCCATATCACTATCCAGCCCCAGTGCAGGCAATAAAGGATGAATGAT
This DNA window, taken from Chitinophaga niabensis, encodes the following:
- a CDS encoding cyanophycinase, coding for MKGYMILFFISIAVYVQAQKRVASLGVIGDTTDVQTKTSGGVALIGGGGDVPGAFKWMIKKSGGGNVVVIRASSNYLYNRTIDSLGKVASVETLLIDSRELANNPEVERVIRNAEMLFITGGDQSNYMNFWRATKTADAINYLLNVKKVPVGGTSAGCAILTGLYYSGETGSATAAALKNPYDSLVTLYNNDLLHPPFLKHVISDQHYVARKRQGRHMAFMARIITDWKIYPKGIAPDERTAVCIDEKGQAQVYGEGKAYFLITKDPPEQCAPGKPVEWKANQQAVKVYELQGTPQGNGHFSVADFSVNKAKGGKWYFWWVENGLLKERLQ
- a CDS encoding isoaspartyl peptidase/L-asparaginase family protein, producing the protein MRKLLLFLLVLLISACKNTQQRNMGNYVLVIHGGAGTILKKNMTPEKEARYKAGLEEALKKGYSVLEAGGTSLDAVEATIHILEDNPLFNAGKGAVFTHDGRNELDAAIMDGKTLAAGSVAGVRTIKNPITLARAVMEKSEHVMMVGNGAEQFAAEVGVEIVDTSYFRTEERWQGLQNALKEDSIKAKLDHSFLTPQKAGTINRDNKFGTVGCVALDHSGNLAAGTSTGGMTNKKYGRVGDAPIIGAGTYANNKTVAVSCTGWGEFYIRSVVAHDLSALMEYKGLSVQVAGKTVIKKVGDLGGDGGLIALDKDGNMAMPFNTEGMYRGAVTKDGKIEILIYKE
- a CDS encoding DNA-formamidopyrimidine glycosylase family protein, encoding MPEGPSIVILKEALAPFIGKKVTAVSGNAKIALERMEKKKITDIKSWGKHLLICFSGFTVRIHFLLFGTYRINETKDSPPRLHLQFSKGEINFYTCSVVIIDEPLDERYDWSRDVMSETWDAKKAMASLNEIPKTLVCDALLNQDIFAGAGNIIKNEVLFRIKVHPASKVGKLPLKQKKDLIKEAVKYSFDFLEWKKAYVLKKHWKVHTKKTCPRCHIPLIKEYLGKTNRRTFFCENCQVLYK